The following proteins are encoded in a genomic region of Cryptomeria japonica chromosome 11, Sugi_1.0, whole genome shotgun sequence:
- the LOC131036955 gene encoding synaptotagmin-2 isoform X2, translating to MAIPGLYRFVQEYIKEEVADLYMWPKSLDIPILDDPRAMKKPVGMLNVKVIGASNLKKMDILGKSDPYVKLKLTGDKLQSKKTSVKMNNLNPEWNEAFNFVVKDPGSQVLELYAYDWDKVGAHDKIGMQIVPLKYLTAYESKRFKLDLLRSMDPNDPHNKKPRGQITAELTYNPFKEDENSFNVDDSGIAVDKPPEGVPEGGGLLVVTAHSAEDLEGKHHTNPYAQLIFMGEKRKTQPLKKNRDPRWEQDFEFMLEGPPVNEKLHVDVISRAMGLSLHFKEHLGYVDINLSDVVHNKRINEIYHLVDSKNGKVHIEMQWRT from the exons ATGGCTATTCCTGGTCTATACCGATTTGTCCAG GAGTATATTAAAGAAGAAGTTGCAGACTTATACATGTGGCCGAAGTCACTTGATATACCTATTTTAGATGACCCCAG GGCAATGAAGAAGCCTGTTGGTATGCTGAATGTGAAGGTGATTGGGGCATCTAACTTGAAGAAGATGGACATTCTAGGAAAATCTGATCCTTACGTGAAATTGAAACTGACAGGAGACAAGCTACAATCAAAAAAAACATCTGTTAAAATGAACAACTTGAACCCTGAATGGAATGAAGCATTCAACTTTGTTGTTAAAGACCCTGGGTCTCAAGTTCTTGAATTGTATGCCTATGACTGGGACAAG GTTGGTGCACATGACAAGATAGGCATGCAAATTGTTCCTTTGAAATATCTTACAGCTTATGAATCCAAGAGATTTAAACTTGATCTGCTTAGATCCATGGACCCAAATGACCCTCACAATAAAAAGCCACGAGGGCAAATCACTGCAGAATTGACTTACAATCCATTCAAGGAGGATGAAAATTCATTTAATGTGGATGACAGTGGAATTGCAGTTGACAAACCTCCTGAGGGCGTACCAGAAGGTGGAGGTTTGCTAGTTGTCACTGCCCATTCAGCTGAGGATCTTGAAGGCAAGCATCATACCAATCCTTATGCACAACTTATTTTTATGGGCGAGAAGAGGAAAACACAG CCATTGAAGAAAAATAGGGATCCAAGATGGGAGCAAGATTTTGAGTTTATGCTGGAAGGGCCACCTGTCAATGAAAAGCTCCACGTGGATGTTATTAGCAGAGCCATGGGCCTTAGCTTGCATTTTAAG GAACATTTGGGGTACGTGGATATTAATCTGTCAGATGTTGTACATAATAAACGGATCAACGAGATCTACCATCTTGTGGATTCAAAGAATGGAAAAGTTCATATTGAGATGCAATGGAGAACTTGA